Proteins encoded by one window of Methanobacterium sp.:
- a CDS encoding fumarate hydratase: MEISKLIENAVIEASTTFRKDQFDAYKRALSMETNENASWMLELLIENAKIAQEKKFPLCDDTGIPHVLVEIGEDIKLPGNFFGDIKLGIEKGLQKLPARPMAVQGNSIERIEQSKGLYDDPGKLVPPSFIIDKTERNGVNIHVLMLGGGPEIRASTYRVFHKRNNRKVFNEVKTWMRSEVKMLGCTPCIPAVGIGRTHFEASSLMLNAMAHGNLNQQSEIEEEITESLNDTEIGTLGIGGSVTALGSFVKIGPQRASGVRILSMRPCCSVEPRRSSVFLPSSILE, encoded by the coding sequence ATGGAAATATCAAAATTAATTGAGAATGCAGTAATTGAAGCCAGTACAACCTTTAGAAAAGACCAGTTCGATGCATATAAACGAGCTTTATCGATGGAAACCAATGAAAATGCTTCCTGGATGCTTGAACTTTTAATAGAAAATGCTAAAATAGCACAAGAAAAAAAATTTCCTCTCTGCGATGATACAGGGATCCCCCATGTTCTTGTGGAAATTGGAGAAGATATAAAACTACCTGGAAACTTTTTTGGAGATATAAAACTTGGTATTGAAAAAGGCCTTCAAAAACTCCCCGCAAGACCGATGGCTGTTCAGGGAAATAGTATTGAGCGGATAGAACAAAGTAAAGGCCTGTATGATGATCCTGGAAAACTGGTTCCTCCTTCCTTCATAATTGATAAAACTGAAAGAAATGGTGTGAATATTCATGTTTTAATGTTAGGAGGTGGCCCAGAGATTAGGGCTTCCACTTATAGAGTTTTCCATAAGAGAAATAATAGAAAAGTATTTAATGAAGTTAAAACATGGATGAGATCAGAGGTCAAGATGCTTGGATGCACACCATGCATCCCTGCTGTAGGCATCGGTAGAACTCATTTTGAAGCTTCGTCATTGATGTTAAATGCAATGGCACATGGAAATTTAAACCAACAGTCCGAAATAGAAGAGGAAATAACAGAATCATTGAATGATACGGAAATAGGAACACTTGGAATAGGTGGTTCTGTTACTGCACTTGGATCTTTTGTAAAAATTGGGCCACAACGAGCAAGCGGTGTTAGAATTTTATCTATGAGGCCCTGCTGCTCAGTAGAACCAAGAAGATCGTCAGTATTCCTCCCTTCCTCAATTCTGGAGTGA
- a CDS encoding V-type ATP synthase subunit F, translating into MKPSIAVIADPDTVTGFRLGGIKEGYPVENIEEAENTLKNLFKQEFSIIITTEKIGDQIRETIDKLTGSRALPMIIEIPDKTGPSKRATDPMRELIKRVIGVEMVK; encoded by the coding sequence ATGAAACCCAGTATAGCAGTAATTGCAGATCCAGATACAGTAACAGGCTTTAGACTTGGAGGCATTAAAGAAGGATATCCTGTTGAAAATATCGAAGAAGCAGAAAACACTCTTAAAAATTTATTCAAACAAGAATTCTCAATTATAATAACTACCGAGAAAATTGGAGATCAGATAAGAGAAACAATTGATAAATTAACAGGATCACGCGCATTACCCATGATAATTGAAATACCCGATAAAACAGGGCCTTCTAAGAGGGCCACTGATCCTATGCGGGAACTTATTAAAAGAGTAATTGGGGTTGAGATGGTAAAATGA
- a CDS encoding V-type ATP synthase subunit I: MFMPARMKKLNILTLDAYSNSVVSALHEEGIVQIQDISERIQQDIEWKQILKPSKATAYTGKISSLQMKTSGIIDFLKSAERKDAGILKSVMGLINPKVPEKREIEHLNAEALIERAESILGEVEEKTGAIDEKLTALDIEKNGLNNALNIANKLKNFDIDLKDLEDTRYISAIAGRMPVETFENFKKDVNEITDKIVILERSEITEKKETGKILIILTLKEYGSNVSALLRKSEFDLYDTSGLSGKPDAIIRNSESRINEIEAEKERLLSDLADIAVKWKEDLLVLKEQLEIEKDRNEIFSSFGETEKTIMFEAWVPAKKLDKALETIKESSKGHSIIEVTDPKDGDNIPVHLDNPRFAKPYQLFVEMYSSPSYKEIDPTILVALVFPFFFGFCLTDAGYGLADALVGLALVFGLGKVNKLMRNLGIILVACGVWAIILGLITNSVIGDLYPRWFLGDPSGVVPTTIAAVNSFAFPQNILIWALIVGIIYTIIGLIIGAYNNINRGEYGEALGSQIVWLIMLVGVGLLAASYMLGMGSLMLYAGGAIIAVAFVILLYFNGAFGLMDISGFLGTILSYARLLALCLATGGIATTVNILTGLVGDMIPYVGFIIAPIVFIGGHIANGGFQTLGAFINSLRLHYVEFFSQFYIGGSSKFRPFRTKRKLTKVGGK, translated from the coding sequence ATGTTTATGCCAGCGAGGATGAAAAAGCTTAACATACTCACTTTAGATGCCTACTCTAATTCTGTAGTAAGTGCTCTTCATGAAGAGGGAATTGTACAGATCCAGGACATATCCGAACGTATTCAACAGGATATTGAATGGAAACAAATTTTAAAGCCGTCAAAAGCTACAGCCTATACAGGTAAAATTTCTTCCCTTCAGATGAAGACCTCCGGAATTATTGATTTCTTAAAATCTGCAGAAAGAAAAGATGCAGGTATTCTAAAAAGTGTTATGGGCTTGATAAATCCAAAAGTACCCGAAAAAAGAGAAATAGAACATCTAAATGCGGAAGCTCTAATTGAGCGTGCAGAATCCATTCTTGGAGAAGTGGAAGAGAAAACAGGAGCTATTGATGAAAAGTTAACCGCCCTCGATATAGAAAAAAATGGGCTTAATAACGCTCTTAATATTGCCAATAAACTTAAAAATTTTGATATTGATCTTAAAGATTTAGAAGATACGCGTTATATTTCTGCAATAGCTGGAAGAATGCCTGTTGAAACATTTGAAAACTTCAAGAAAGATGTTAATGAAATAACAGACAAAATTGTTATATTAGAACGCAGCGAAATAACTGAAAAAAAAGAAACTGGAAAAATACTGATTATTTTAACACTGAAAGAATATGGTAGCAATGTTTCAGCACTTCTTAGAAAGTCAGAATTTGATTTATATGACACTTCTGGACTTTCTGGGAAACCAGATGCAATAATCAGAAATTCTGAGTCCAGAATAAATGAAATAGAAGCTGAAAAAGAACGTTTATTATCTGATTTGGCAGATATTGCAGTAAAATGGAAGGAAGACCTTCTTGTATTAAAAGAACAGCTTGAAATAGAAAAGGATCGAAATGAAATATTTTCTTCCTTTGGAGAAACAGAAAAAACAATTATGTTTGAAGCATGGGTTCCAGCTAAAAAATTAGATAAAGCACTTGAAACAATTAAGGAATCCAGTAAAGGTCACTCAATTATTGAAGTCACAGATCCAAAAGATGGAGACAATATTCCTGTCCATCTGGACAACCCTCGTTTTGCTAAACCATACCAGCTCTTCGTGGAGATGTATTCTTCACCAAGTTATAAGGAAATAGATCCAACAATTTTAGTTGCCCTGGTATTTCCATTTTTCTTTGGTTTCTGTCTTACAGATGCCGGTTATGGTCTGGCAGATGCACTTGTTGGTTTAGCCCTGGTCTTTGGATTAGGTAAAGTAAACAAATTAATGCGTAATTTAGGTATTATACTTGTTGCCTGTGGTGTATGGGCCATTATACTCGGTTTAATCACCAACAGTGTAATAGGGGATTTATATCCAAGATGGTTCTTGGGAGATCCAAGTGGAGTAGTTCCAACAACCATAGCAGCTGTTAACTCATTCGCTTTCCCTCAGAATATATTGATATGGGCTTTAATTGTTGGTATAATATACACAATCATAGGATTAATCATCGGAGCTTACAACAATATTAACCGGGGAGAATACGGTGAAGCTTTAGGTTCACAGATTGTATGGTTGATTATGCTTGTTGGGGTTGGTCTTTTAGCCGCCAGTTACATGCTGGGCATGGGTTCCCTTATGCTCTATGCTGGAGGTGCAATAATTGCAGTGGCATTTGTTATATTATTATACTTTAACGGTGCCTTTGGACTTATGGATATATCCGGATTTTTAGGAACAATATTATCATATGCAAGGTTATTAGCACTCTGTTTAGCAACTGGAGGTATTGCAACCACAGTGAATATACTTACAGGCCTTGTAGGTGATATGATTCCTTATGTTGGATTTATCATAGCGCCAATAGTATTTATAGGTGGACACATCGCTAACGGTGGATTCCAGACCCTCGGAGCATTTATCAATTCGCTTCGTTTACATTATGTTGAATTTTTCAGTCAATTTTACATAGGCGGAAGTTCTAAATTTAGGCCTTTCCGTACAAAAAGAAAGCTTACAAAAGTAGGAGGAAAATAA
- a CDS encoding V-type proton ATPase subunit E encodes MKSGADKIVSSIISEAQSNADAIIQESEKETALIIEEGEKEAVLEKEKILENAKKQANLKYQQLISEAKMNSRRAELEAREEVIENAFKRAEEELQKIASTSSEEYKESLTKIIEEASIEIGGGDLVLSLKEEDIDKIKNSIPAMENTIEGKTNTKTTLEIGESIKTIGGAIVKTKNGDVEVNNTIEARIQRYKKVLRSEVAKVLFE; translated from the coding sequence ATGAAGTCTGGGGCAGATAAAATTGTCTCAAGCATAATTTCTGAAGCTCAAAGTAACGCCGATGCTATAATCCAGGAATCTGAAAAAGAAACTGCCCTTATCATTGAAGAAGGTGAAAAAGAAGCGGTTTTAGAAAAAGAAAAAATCCTGGAAAACGCAAAAAAACAGGCCAATTTGAAATATCAGCAGCTCATTTCTGAAGCTAAAATGAATTCCAGAAGAGCGGAGCTTGAGGCAAGAGAAGAAGTAATAGAAAACGCATTTAAGCGTGCAGAAGAAGAATTGCAGAAAATTGCATCCACTTCTTCTGAAGAATACAAAGAATCCCTTACAAAAATCATAGAAGAAGCTTCCATTGAGATTGGTGGAGGAGATCTGGTTTTATCCTTAAAAGAAGAGGATATTGACAAAATCAAAAACTCAATTCCAGCCATGGAAAATACTATTGAAGGGAAAACAAACACCAAAACAACCTTAGAGATTGGCGAAAGTATTAAAACCATTGGAGGAGCAATCGTAAAAACCAAAAATGGAGATGTTGAGGTCAATAATACAATTGAAGCTAGAATTCAAAGATATAAAAAAGTTCTAAGATCAGAGGTTGCAAAGGTATTGTTTGAATAG
- the ahaH gene encoding ATP synthase archaeal subunit H, translating to MMSISEAITTIKKAENDADKLIEDAEKQSAEMIEEAREKSKKIIESAKGEAYEEADTIIAKAEDDAKKDAMKISNQADENIKSTENKAKGKIDEAVDIIVKNVL from the coding sequence ATGATGTCGATATCAGAAGCTATTACAACAATTAAAAAGGCAGAAAATGATGCTGATAAACTAATAGAGGATGCAGAGAAACAATCAGCTGAAATGATTGAAGAAGCTAGAGAAAAGTCAAAGAAGATCATTGAAAGTGCTAAAGGAGAAGCATATGAAGAAGCAGATACAATTATAGCCAAAGCCGAAGATGATGCTAAAAAAGACGCGATGAAAATATCAAATCAAGCTGACGAAAATATTAAAAGTACTGAAAATAAGGCTAAAGGTAAAATTGATGAAGCTGTAGATATTATAGTTAAAAATGTACTGTAA
- a CDS encoding citryl-CoA lyase, producing MAIGRETIENMLKLSNPKWKTGITRVEPNKLTTRGYAQEELIGNISFPEMVYLLIKGEIPAKNESKMLESVLISFCDHGVTPPSTQAARLMASAGSPMHACVSGGLLAFGKNHAGAIESTMKLLQEGVKRSDGDIETAASEIVEQFLESGNKIPGFGHRYHDEDPRAPKLLELAKKYECSKIHTELALSIQSILLEKKGIRMNIDGANAGILSDMGFDWSIGTGIFMIGRLPAIIAHVHEEKTREAPFRKLFDIEDIYYDGIDQQKVIPHNKK from the coding sequence ATGGCAATAGGAAGAGAAACAATAGAAAACATGCTTAAACTGAGTAATCCTAAATGGAAAACAGGAATTACCCGAGTAGAGCCAAATAAACTTACAACAAGAGGATATGCACAAGAAGAACTTATAGGAAATATATCATTCCCAGAAATGGTTTATTTGCTTATAAAAGGCGAAATACCTGCTAAAAATGAGTCAAAAATGCTTGAATCTGTTTTAATTTCATTTTGTGATCATGGAGTCACACCTCCGAGTACTCAAGCAGCTCGACTTATGGCATCTGCTGGATCTCCTATGCATGCTTGTGTGTCTGGAGGACTTCTTGCATTTGGTAAAAATCATGCTGGAGCCATTGAAAGTACAATGAAACTACTACAAGAAGGAGTAAAAAGATCTGATGGCGATATAGAAACTGCTGCTTCCGAAATAGTTGAACAATTCTTAGAAAGTGGAAATAAGATACCTGGATTTGGACATAGATATCATGATGAAGATCCGCGAGCCCCTAAACTTCTGGAGCTTGCAAAAAAGTATGAATGTTCCAAGATACATACGGAACTTGCTCTTTCTATTCAAAGTATTTTACTTGAAAAAAAAGGAATTAGAATGAATATAGATGGTGCAAATGCAGGTATACTCTCAGATATGGGCTTTGATTGGAGTATTGGAACCGGCATATTCATGATTGGAAGACTTCCGGCCATTATTGCCCATGTACATGAAGAAAAGACTCGTGAAGCACCCTTCAGGAAATTATTCGACATAGAAGACATTTATTATGATGGAATTGACCAGCAAAAAGTAATACCTCATAATAAGAAATGA
- a CDS encoding ATP synthase subunit A: MITGKIIKIAGPVIVGDGMRGTQMYEMVKVGEEGLIGEIIELEGDTATVQVYEETAGIKPGEKIESTGGALSVELGPGILTSIYDGIQRPLENIKDLTGDYIERGVDVPALNKEKKWKFVPKLKAGMEVKGGDIIGEVQETSSIVHKIMIPPKVEGTLKSIVGEGEYTIEEDIGEVETSTGVEKLQMVQKWPVRVGRPYKAKLDPDIPLITGQRAQDTFFTVAKGGTAAMPGPFGSGKTVTQQQLAKWADADIIVYIGCGERGNEMTEVLKEFPELEDPKTGKPLMDRTVLIANTSNMPVAAREASVYTGITIAEYFRDMGYDVALMADSTSRWAEAMREISGRLEEMPGEEGYPAYLASRLAQFYERAGRVTTIGTEDKVSSLTVVGAVSPPGGDLSEPVTQNTLRISKVFWALDSSLADKRHFPSIDWLQSYSLYVESISSWWNTNVGEDWRELRDAAMVLLQKESELQEIVQLVGPDALPDRERITLESTRMIREDFLQQNAYHEVDTYCSPNKQYGMLKTIIMFQENATAALDRGASTEDVIGLSVKEDIGKMKYIPEDEFADEIKAIQEKVIKQTSEV; encoded by the coding sequence ATGATTACAGGAAAGATAATTAAAATAGCAGGTCCCGTTATTGTTGGAGACGGCATGCGGGGAACTCAGATGTATGAAATGGTTAAAGTCGGTGAAGAAGGTCTTATCGGAGAGATAATTGAACTTGAAGGCGACACAGCAACAGTACAGGTTTACGAAGAAACAGCTGGTATAAAACCCGGAGAAAAAATTGAAAGTACAGGAGGAGCACTTTCTGTAGAGTTAGGCCCTGGAATTCTTACATCCATTTATGATGGAATTCAAAGGCCGCTTGAAAATATTAAAGATCTAACTGGGGACTACATTGAAAGAGGTGTAGATGTTCCAGCATTAAATAAAGAAAAAAAATGGAAATTCGTTCCAAAACTCAAAGCTGGAATGGAAGTAAAAGGTGGAGACATTATTGGTGAAGTCCAGGAAACATCATCAATCGTTCATAAAATCATGATCCCTCCAAAAGTTGAAGGTACATTAAAAAGTATTGTAGGCGAAGGAGAATATACTATAGAGGAAGATATAGGCGAAGTAGAAACTTCTACTGGAGTTGAAAAGCTTCAAATGGTTCAAAAATGGCCCGTAAGAGTTGGAAGACCATACAAAGCAAAACTCGACCCAGATATACCATTAATAACAGGTCAAAGAGCACAGGACACATTTTTCACAGTTGCAAAAGGTGGTACTGCTGCTATGCCTGGTCCTTTCGGTTCAGGAAAAACTGTTACACAACAGCAACTTGCTAAATGGGCTGATGCAGATATCATCGTCTACATCGGATGTGGAGAGCGTGGAAACGAAATGACAGAGGTTCTAAAAGAGTTTCCAGAACTTGAAGACCCTAAGACCGGTAAACCACTCATGGACAGAACAGTTCTTATTGCAAACACATCAAACATGCCTGTGGCAGCAAGGGAAGCTTCAGTATACACCGGAATAACAATTGCTGAATACTTCAGAGACATGGGATACGATGTAGCTCTTATGGCTGATTCAACCTCAAGATGGGCAGAAGCTATGAGGGAAATTTCAGGAAGGCTCGAAGAGATGCCCGGTGAAGAAGGATACCCTGCATACCTCGCATCAAGACTTGCTCAGTTCTACGAAAGAGCAGGAAGGGTAACTACAATAGGCACAGAAGATAAAGTATCATCATTAACTGTGGTTGGAGCAGTTTCACCTCCTGGTGGTGACCTTTCAGAACCAGTTACTCAAAACACTTTACGTATATCCAAAGTGTTCTGGGCACTTGATTCATCACTTGCAGATAAACGTCACTTCCCTTCAATTGACTGGCTGCAGAGTTACTCATTATATGTTGAAAGCATATCATCATGGTGGAATACCAATGTAGGTGAAGATTGGAGAGAGCTAAGAGATGCAGCAATGGTTTTACTCCAAAAAGAGTCAGAACTTCAGGAAATTGTGCAACTTGTAGGTCCGGATGCACTGCCAGACAGAGAAAGAATTACTCTTGAAAGTACGAGGATGATAAGAGAAGACTTCCTACAGCAAAACGCATATCACGAAGTAGACACATACTGTTCACCAAACAAGCAATACGGAATGCTCAAAACCATAATTATGTTCCAGGAAAACGCTACAGCAGCTCTTGATAGAGGTGCATCTACAGAAGATGTAATAGGACTCAGCGTTAAGGAAGATATTGGTAAAATGAAATATATACCTGAAGATGAATTTGCAGATGAGATTAAAGCAATTCAGGAAAAGGTAATTAAACAAACTAGTGAGGTGTGA
- a CDS encoding V-type ATP synthase subunit C — translation MVNGITDIVTQLGLPSIESFLGLIFVIGAIIGVIAVIATIRPVLDNFPYAYPNARVRARMGRLLTEKQLSEIIEADNIDEVKNYLRGFPEYAKYVDQYPLEKALDTQLADTYDTLAKITPSGIQPIFKVLLQKWDVRNIKGLITAKEAGLSREETVNLLVPFGELSDSLDKLIDAKSITEIVTGLEGTPYARVLDDALSSYENTGLILPLEASLDKYFLENLLVAASNPADDSTRALHSYIGAQVDTTNLNIILRSKAEGLKYDDIEPYIVSNGYQLREWKLKDLMEAEDVGSVISSLEGTEYAQLLTDALPEYTKTGSVAPFEAALDEKIREIAKSLSIKIPFGIGPIVGFMNKKESEIRNLKVITRAKREIGFPNSKIKEMLV, via the coding sequence ATGGTAAATGGCATCACAGATATAGTAACTCAACTGGGCCTACCCTCTATTGAATCATTTTTAGGCCTCATTTTTGTGATAGGGGCTATTATTGGAGTTATAGCAGTAATAGCAACTATAAGGCCTGTGTTAGATAATTTTCCCTATGCTTACCCTAATGCACGAGTAAGAGCACGAATGGGAAGACTCCTTACAGAAAAACAGTTATCAGAAATTATTGAAGCTGATAACATAGATGAAGTGAAAAACTATCTAAGAGGATTTCCTGAATATGCAAAATATGTGGATCAGTATCCTCTGGAAAAAGCACTTGACACACAGCTTGCAGATACTTATGATACCCTTGCAAAAATCACACCATCAGGTATTCAGCCCATATTTAAAGTTCTACTTCAAAAATGGGATGTAAGGAATATAAAAGGTCTGATAACTGCAAAAGAGGCCGGATTATCCAGAGAAGAAACTGTTAATCTCCTAGTTCCATTTGGAGAGTTAAGTGATTCTCTTGATAAACTAATAGATGCTAAAAGTATTACTGAAATTGTCACAGGTCTTGAAGGAACACCCTATGCTCGTGTTCTTGATGATGCTCTGTCATCTTATGAAAACACAGGGTTAATTTTACCTTTAGAAGCTTCTCTTGATAAATATTTCCTTGAAAACTTATTAGTTGCAGCTTCAAACCCTGCTGACGATAGTACAAGGGCTTTACACTCATATATTGGAGCTCAAGTTGACACAACCAATTTAAATATTATATTAAGGTCAAAGGCTGAAGGCCTTAAATATGATGATATAGAGCCTTATATTGTTTCAAATGGTTATCAACTTAGAGAATGGAAGCTAAAAGATCTAATGGAAGCTGAAGATGTAGGGAGTGTAATAAGTAGCCTTGAAGGAACAGAATATGCACAACTACTTACAGATGCTTTACCAGAATACACTAAAACAGGCTCTGTTGCGCCATTTGAGGCAGCCTTAGATGAAAAGATAAGGGAAATAGCTAAATCACTATCAATTAAAATACCCTTTGGTATAGGGCCAATCGTTGGTTTCATGAACAAAAAGGAAAGTGAAATAAGGAATTTAAAAGTCATAACACGTGCCAAAAGAGAGATAGGTTTCCCTAACTCAAAAATTAAGGAGATGTTAGTATGA
- a CDS encoding V-type ATP synthase subunit D: protein MAQEMIEGVNPTRMELLKLKDREKLAIKGHGLLKEKRNALIMEFFNILERVKGSRENVENKLAEAFEDLTTAQIVMGDLAVKRAAMSVKESVHVDIDSRSVMGVVVPIIDTETAKRTMVERGYGFVDTSAKLDEAARKFEEAITLTIELAEIEKTIILLAAEIESTKRRVNALEHIIIPRLENTVKYIEMRLEEMERENFVRLKMIKKAMGT from the coding sequence ATGGCACAAGAAATGATTGAAGGAGTAAATCCAACAAGGATGGAACTTCTTAAACTTAAGGACCGTGAAAAGCTTGCAATAAAAGGACATGGTCTTCTTAAAGAAAAGCGAAATGCTCTTATAATGGAGTTTTTCAACATACTTGAACGTGTAAAAGGTTCCAGAGAAAATGTTGAAAATAAGCTTGCAGAAGCTTTCGAAGATCTCACAACCGCCCAGATAGTTATGGGAGATTTAGCTGTTAAAAGAGCTGCTATGTCCGTTAAAGAATCTGTTCATGTCGATATTGATTCAAGAAGTGTAATGGGAGTTGTAGTGCCTATAATTGATACTGAAACTGCAAAAAGAACAATGGTTGAGAGGGGTTACGGATTTGTAGATACCTCTGCAAAACTTGATGAAGCAGCGAGGAAATTTGAAGAAGCTATTACCCTGACAATTGAGCTTGCAGAAATTGAAAAAACCATCATACTCCTTGCAGCAGAAATAGAGTCAACAAAAAGAAGGGTAAATGCATTAGAGCACATCATCATTCCAAGACTGGAAAATACAGTTAAATATATCGAGATGCGTCTTGAAGAGATGGAAAGAGAGAATTTCGTAAGATTGAAGATGATTAAAAAAGCCATGGGGACATAA
- a CDS encoding V-type ATP synthase subunit K (produces ATP from ADP in the presence of a proton gradient across the membrane; the K subunit is a nonenzymatic component which binds the dimeric form by interacting with the G and E subunits), which yields MAEIVLGTALAAIGAGVAVGFAGLGSGLGQGIAAAGSVGAVAEDREMFAQGILFTALPETQAIYGFLIAILLMVFGGVLGGNALTPEIGLVAVGAGAAIGFAGLGSGMGQGIAAASSVGAVVEDKDMFSQGILFTALPETQAIYGFLIAILLMVFGGILG from the coding sequence ATGGCAGAAATTGTTTTAGGTACAGCTTTAGCAGCAATAGGTGCGGGAGTAGCCGTCGGATTTGCTGGATTAGGTTCAGGTTTAGGTCAAGGAATTGCAGCAGCAGGGAGCGTAGGTGCTGTAGCAGAGGATAGGGAGATGTTCGCTCAAGGTATTCTCTTTACAGCGTTGCCAGAAACTCAGGCTATTTACGGTTTCTTGATTGCTATATTGTTAATGGTATTCGGTGGAGTACTTGGAGGAAACGCCCTAACCCCTGAAATAGGTCTTGTAGCAGTAGGTGCCGGTGCGGCTATTGGTTTTGCTGGACTTGGTTCTGGTATGGGTCAAGGTATTGCAGCAGCATCATCTGTTGGTGCAGTAGTTGAAGATAAGGATATGTTCTCACAGGGTATTCTCTTTACAGCGTTGCCAGAAACTCAGGCTATTTACGGTTTCTTGATTGCTATATTGTTAATGGTATTCGGTGGAATCTTAGGGTAG
- a CDS encoding ATP synthase subunit B, which produces MDLNIKTREYTTVAEVAGPLMIVEGVEGVSYGEIVDIITPAGDKRRGEVLEVREGLAVVQVFEGTSDLNTATTKVRFTGETAHLGVSPDMLGRVFGGTGKPIDGGPEIIPEKELDINGAPMNPTAREFPAEFIQTGISTIDGMNTLVRGQKLPIFSGSGLPHNDLAAQIARHAKVIGEETEFAVVFAAMGITHEEANFFMRDFERTGALERVTVFMNLADDPAIERITTPRMALTTAEYFAFEKGMHVLVILTDMTNYCEALREISAAREEVPGRRGYPGYMYTDLASIYERAGRMVGKEGSITQMPILVMPQDDITHPIPDLTGYITEGQIVLSRDIFRKGIYPPVDVLPSLSRLMSGGIGEERTREDHSGVSDQLYSAYSEGRDLRDLMAVVGEEALTERDRKYLAFADEFENKFVTETKDEDRTIQETLDLGWELLSLLPEAELKRVRAEHIPKYHPAHKQ; this is translated from the coding sequence ATGGACTTAAATATCAAAACACGGGAATACACAACCGTTGCTGAAGTAGCTGGTCCTCTCATGATTGTTGAAGGTGTTGAAGGCGTTTCGTATGGGGAAATTGTAGATATAATCACACCTGCAGGAGATAAAAGAAGAGGAGAAGTTCTTGAAGTACGTGAAGGACTTGCTGTTGTACAGGTCTTTGAAGGTACAAGCGATCTTAATACTGCAACAACCAAAGTTAGATTTACAGGAGAAACAGCACACCTTGGTGTTTCTCCAGACATGTTAGGAAGAGTTTTTGGAGGTACAGGAAAACCTATTGATGGCGGGCCTGAAATTATTCCAGAAAAAGAATTAGACATTAATGGGGCGCCAATGAACCCAACTGCAAGGGAATTCCCTGCAGAATTTATTCAGACAGGTATCTCAACAATAGACGGGATGAACACCCTTGTACGTGGACAGAAACTCCCTATCTTTTCAGGATCTGGATTACCTCACAACGACCTTGCAGCGCAAATTGCAAGACACGCTAAAGTTATTGGTGAAGAAACTGAGTTTGCTGTTGTATTTGCGGCTATGGGAATTACCCACGAAGAAGCAAACTTTTTTATGAGAGACTTTGAAAGGACAGGAGCTCTTGAAAGAGTTACAGTTTTCATGAACCTTGCAGACGACCCTGCAATTGAAAGGATCACCACGCCAAGAATGGCGCTTACAACTGCTGAATACTTTGCATTTGAAAAGGGCATGCACGTTCTGGTTATCCTTACTGACATGACAAATTACTGTGAAGCATTGAGGGAAATTTCAGCTGCTCGTGAAGAGGTTCCTGGAAGACGTGGATACCCTGGTTACATGTACACTGACCTTGCTTCTATCTATGAAAGAGCAGGTCGTATGGTTGGTAAAGAAGGTTCAATTACCCAGATGCCAATTCTTGTTATGCCTCAAGACGATATTACTCACCCAATTCCAGACTTAACTGGATATATTACAGAAGGACAGATTGTTTTAAGCAGAGATATCTTCAGGAAAGGTATATATCCACCTGTAGATGTGCTTCCATCACTTTCAAGATTGATGAGTGGTGGAATTGGTGAAGAAAGAACAAGAGAAGATCACAGTGGTGTTTCAGACCAGCTTTATTCAGCATATTCTGAAGGTCGTGACCTGAGGGATCTTATGGCTGTTGTAGGAGAAGAAGCGCTTACAGAGCGTGACAGGAAATATCTCGCCTTTGCAGATGAATTCGAGAACAAATTTGTAACAGAAACCAAAGATGAAGATAGAACTATACAGGAAACTCTTGATCTTGGATGGGAACTTCTAAGCTTACTTCCGGAAGCCGAACTTAAGAGGGTTAGAGCAGAGCATATTCCAAAATATCACCCTGCACATAAACAATAA